One Edaphobacter flagellatus genomic region harbors:
- a CDS encoding VIT1/CCC1 transporter family protein, giving the protein MVRGYEERHRTERVGWLRAAVLGANDGILSTSSLVLGVAAANGTHRSVVVAGIAALSAGAMSMAAGEYVSVHSQADTEAADLALEREELRTDDLGERKELAAIYVARGLDPSLAKQVAEQLMAHDALGAHARDELGISTALAARPIQAALSSAASFAVGAALPLAAAMIAPQPLLSPIVAIASLIFLALLGALAASAGGASMIKGAMRVTFWGALAMAVTAGAGALFGATP; this is encoded by the coding sequence ATGGTTCGAGGGTACGAGGAACGCCATCGCACAGAGCGCGTTGGATGGCTACGAGCCGCTGTGCTTGGCGCCAACGACGGGATTCTCTCGACGTCAAGTCTGGTGCTTGGAGTGGCTGCTGCCAATGGCACACATCGCAGCGTCGTGGTTGCCGGCATTGCAGCCTTGTCCGCGGGGGCGATGTCGATGGCCGCCGGAGAATATGTGTCTGTGCACTCGCAGGCAGACACTGAGGCGGCCGACCTTGCGCTTGAGCGCGAAGAACTTAGAACAGACGATCTGGGTGAGCGCAAAGAGTTGGCGGCCATCTACGTCGCTCGCGGTCTCGATCCATCGCTCGCGAAACAGGTCGCTGAACAGTTGATGGCACATGATGCGCTCGGCGCGCATGCTCGCGACGAATTGGGAATATCAACAGCCCTCGCTGCGCGTCCGATTCAAGCGGCTTTGTCTTCAGCTGCCAGCTTTGCAGTCGGAGCAGCGCTGCCACTCGCGGCCGCGATGATCGCACCGCAACCCCTTTTAAGCCCCATCGTGGCAATTGCTTCCCTGATTTTTCTGGCGTTGCTTGGAGCATTGGCCGCATCTGCAGGTGGCGCAAGCATGATCAAAGGTGCCATGCGCGTAACCTTCTGGGGAGCACTGGCTATGGCAGTTACCGCAGGCGCCGGAGCGCTCTTTGGAGCAACTCCATAG
- a CDS encoding PadR family transcriptional regulator — protein sequence MDNRDLYSGMIRLHILHHAEHEAIFGAGMAEELARHGYKISPGTLYPILHGLEKRGYLKSEEERSGRTARRLYKITASGRRALKTAKLRVRELFGELIEGK from the coding sequence ATGGATAACCGCGATCTTTACTCCGGCATGATCCGTCTTCATATTCTTCATCATGCGGAACATGAGGCGATCTTTGGGGCGGGCATGGCGGAGGAGCTTGCCCGGCATGGGTACAAGATCAGTCCCGGAACCCTTTATCCGATCCTGCATGGCTTAGAAAAGCGCGGCTATCTGAAGTCAGAGGAAGAACGGTCCGGTAGAACAGCTCGCCGCCTCTACAAGATCACAGCTTCCGGCCGCCGTGCGCTCAAGACAGCTAAGCTCCGAGTCCGCGAGCTTTTTGGA